One genomic segment of Virgibacillus doumboii includes these proteins:
- a CDS encoding glycosyltransferase family 2 protein → MYILTIIIPHYNSTASLNRLLRTIPDSGEIQTIVIDDHSDEYHKKELQRIGLHYNMELLENASDKKGAGACRNIGLEHAKGEWIVFADADDYFIEGFYGILQRYFQSGADVIFFKPTSVESDSGVVSSRHLPLVKLIDDVLDGSRPREAELSLRYKFVVPWSKLYKTAFLKDNQIFFDEVISANDIMFSTKAGYHMNKFELSEDVIYCVTMNKGSLTMTINNDVFDTRLNVFINQYQFTKEHLSRADFKKLRLTGRPLLIKSSDLGLKKVITVFLTLKRHKVRLIEPRLLNPIWFIKKALFVFRKQRREQKYLNKG, encoded by the coding sequence ATGTACATATTGACGATAATCATTCCGCATTATAATTCGACAGCTTCATTAAACAGACTCTTAAGGACGATACCGGATTCCGGGGAAATTCAAACGATCGTGATAGACGATCATAGTGATGAATACCATAAAAAAGAATTACAGAGAATTGGTCTTCATTACAATATGGAATTGTTAGAGAATGCTTCTGACAAAAAGGGTGCCGGTGCATGCAGAAATATAGGCCTTGAACATGCAAAAGGAGAGTGGATAGTTTTTGCAGATGCGGATGATTATTTTATCGAAGGTTTTTATGGAATTCTTCAGAGATATTTTCAGTCTGGAGCAGATGTTATTTTTTTCAAACCAACCAGTGTTGAGTCGGACTCTGGGGTAGTTTCTTCCCGGCATTTGCCGCTTGTAAAATTAATTGATGATGTGCTTGACGGTAGCCGGCCGAGGGAAGCGGAACTTTCCTTGCGATATAAATTCGTTGTTCCATGGTCAAAGTTATATAAGACAGCTTTTTTAAAAGATAATCAAATTTTTTTTGATGAAGTAATCTCAGCCAATGATATAATGTTTTCCACGAAAGCGGGTTACCACATGAATAAGTTTGAACTATCGGAGGACGTTATTTATTGTGTGACAATGAATAAAGGAAGTTTGACGATGACAATAAATAATGACGTATTTGATACAAGGTTGAATGTATTTATCAATCAGTATCAATTTACAAAGGAACACCTTTCCAGGGCGGACTTTAAAAAATTGCGATTAACCGGAAGGCCACTATTGATTAAGTCTTCAGATTTGGGGCTAAAAAAAGTAATCACCGTTTTTCTAACGTTGAAACGGCATAAAGTTCGCTTGATTGAGCCAAGACTTTTAAATCCAATCTGGTTTATCAAAAAAGCATTGTTTGTATTCAGAAAACAAAGGCGTGAACAAAAATATTTAAATAAAGGGTAA
- a CDS encoding glycosyltransferase family 4 protein: MIQIVILAFLTMLISLFITPLLIKISLKMNAIDNPNHRKVHSDPIPTLGGLAIFISFLAGLLILQPSDEYHLAIISGAFIIIVLGFFDDVYDLSARVKFLTQLGVASLVVFWGGLQVEFINLPFGGQIEFGFLSSIVTILWIVGVTNAINLTDGLDGLAAGVSSIALLTMAGMAVIMGNVYVATMAFILFFSTVGFLRYNFYPAKIFMGDTGALFLGYMISVLALLGFKNVTVISFIIPIFILGVPISDTLIAMARRFVNKQPLSSPDSSHLHHSLVKSGFTHKQTVLFIYSLSAMFSLAAILFSMTTVWGSILIFSISILAIQFLIENLEMINSEFKPLTNFFKGIRHKS; this comes from the coding sequence ATGATACAAATAGTGATATTAGCCTTTTTAACTATGCTGATTTCTTTATTTATTACGCCGTTATTAATAAAAATTTCATTAAAAATGAATGCTATAGATAATCCGAATCACCGAAAAGTGCACAGTGATCCAATACCAACATTGGGCGGCTTGGCGATTTTTATAAGTTTTTTAGCGGGGCTTTTAATTCTTCAGCCATCAGATGAATACCATCTTGCCATTATTAGTGGTGCTTTTATCATCATTGTGCTTGGTTTCTTTGATGATGTCTATGATTTATCGGCAAGAGTAAAGTTTTTAACACAGCTTGGGGTTGCCTCTCTTGTTGTCTTTTGGGGCGGTTTGCAGGTTGAGTTTATTAATTTACCGTTTGGTGGACAAATCGAATTCGGCTTCTTGAGTTCAATTGTAACAATTCTGTGGATAGTAGGGGTTACCAATGCCATTAACTTGACGGATGGACTCGACGGCTTGGCTGCTGGTGTTTCATCCATTGCATTACTCACAATGGCTGGAATGGCTGTGATTATGGGGAATGTATATGTTGCGACGATGGCATTTATCTTATTCTTCAGTACGGTCGGATTTTTGCGGTACAATTTCTATCCGGCAAAAATATTCATGGGTGATACCGGTGCACTGTTTCTCGGGTATATGATTTCGGTACTTGCCTTGCTCGGGTTTAAAAATGTAACGGTGATTTCTTTTATTATCCCTATTTTTATATTAGGAGTACCAATTTCTGATACGTTAATTGCGATGGCTAGGCGTTTTGTAAACAAGCAGCCATTATCCAGTCCGGATAGTTCGCATTTGCATCATAGCCTAGTTAAATCAGGTTTTACACATAAACAAACAGTACTTTTCATCTATTCACTTAGTGCGATGTTTAGTTTAGCAGCAATCCTATTCTCAATGACGACGGTATGGGGATCAATCCTGATTTTCTCTATATCGATACTTGCAATACAATTTTTAATTGAAAATCTGGAAATGATCAATAGTGAATTTAAACCTCTAACAAACTTCTTCAAAGGAATACGTCATAAATCATAA
- a CDS encoding ATP-grasp fold amidoligase family protein, whose translation MLTIKKKLKKISVIKNVQAKFIALFVKLSPYAATKYLYKKNTGKRLDLKNPRDFNEKIQWLKLYWEHPLVPKCGDKYEVRKFAEEMGCYDVLIETYGVYDDTSEIDWDMLPQKFAIKVTSGCGFNIICEDKETLDKKAAIANLNKWMKVDYGLERAEIHYSKMTPRILCEKFIETNDGKLPIDYKFFCFNGEPEFILVAMDRGIKVKRFLFDLEWKSLDFQKVEEQTDKVTIEKPQSFRDMVYYAGKLAKPFPFVRVDFYDFNGKAVLGEMTFTPDRGMATHYNEKILHKFGDMIKLPAKI comes from the coding sequence ATGTTAACGATTAAAAAGAAATTGAAAAAAATCAGTGTTATAAAAAACGTCCAGGCAAAGTTCATTGCTTTATTCGTAAAGCTTTCTCCATATGCAGCAACGAAATACCTGTACAAAAAGAATACCGGAAAAAGACTTGATTTAAAGAACCCCAGGGATTTTAATGAAAAAATACAGTGGCTTAAATTATACTGGGAGCATCCGCTTGTACCCAAATGTGGTGACAAATATGAAGTCAGGAAATTTGCAGAGGAAATGGGCTGTTACGATGTATTAATTGAAACATATGGAGTTTACGACGATACTTCGGAAATTGATTGGGATATGCTGCCTCAAAAATTTGCTATTAAAGTAACGAGCGGTTGTGGCTTTAACATTATTTGTGAAGATAAAGAGACATTGGATAAAAAAGCAGCTATTGCTAATTTAAATAAATGGATGAAAGTCGACTATGGTCTGGAACGTGCAGAGATACATTATTCAAAAATGACGCCAAGAATACTGTGTGAAAAGTTTATTGAAACAAACGACGGCAAACTGCCCATTGATTATAAATTTTTTTGTTTTAATGGAGAGCCTGAATTTATATTAGTGGCAATGGATAGAGGGATTAAGGTTAAACGATTTCTCTTTGACCTGGAGTGGAAAAGCCTTGATTTTCAAAAAGTGGAGGAACAAACCGATAAGGTAACAATTGAAAAACCTCAATCTTTTCGCGATATGGTGTATTACGCCGGGAAATTAGCAAAACCTTTTCCATTTGTTCGTGTTGATTTTTATGACTTTAATGGCAAAGCGGTTCTGGGTGAAATGACGTTCACTCCTGATCGTGGAATGGCAACACACTATAATGAAAAAATTCTTCATAAATTTGGGGATATGATAAAGCTGCCAGCTAAAATATAG
- a CDS encoding lipopolysaccharide biosynthesis protein has product MLKQRIIKLLKKPFVRNVIIMASGTAAAQVISLVITPIITRLYGPEAYGLMGVFMAIIQTVAPIAALTYPIAVVLPEQDNDARKLMRLSLYIAIGIAAASGSVLLLVNDFIIQLFQLGDIAPFLLLIPFVILFSALMQVAEQWLIRTKQFGINAKASFLQALIIQGSKAGIGFFHPTATVLVVLTALGNGVKALIMMLFTKRSHNEENESTKSFRELMKKYRDFPIYRAPQVFINGISQNIPVLFLSAAFGPASAGFYTIGRTVLSLPVQLIGKAVGDVFYPRITEAGNNNENLTGLIMKATLALGTIGIIPFGTIIVFGPWLFSFVFGSDWITAGEYARWMSLWVFFMFINQPSINALPVLAAQAFHLKYTIVTIIIRTGALLAGFYFFADDVTAVAFFSIAAALLSMGLILGTLQISKKVGRGRGDVND; this is encoded by the coding sequence ATGCTGAAACAAAGAATCATAAAACTATTGAAAAAGCCGTTTGTAAGAAATGTAATTATCATGGCTTCAGGTACAGCTGCAGCACAGGTTATATCATTAGTTATAACCCCAATTATCACGCGGTTATATGGACCAGAAGCTTATGGTTTAATGGGTGTGTTTATGGCGATTATCCAGACGGTTGCTCCTATTGCAGCACTGACATATCCAATTGCTGTTGTGCTTCCTGAGCAGGATAACGATGCCAGAAAATTAATGCGGCTTTCTTTGTACATTGCAATAGGAATTGCGGCCGCTTCAGGTAGTGTATTGTTACTTGTTAACGATTTTATTATTCAATTATTTCAGTTGGGTGATATTGCCCCATTTTTGTTACTAATCCCTTTTGTAATACTATTTTCTGCACTCATGCAAGTTGCAGAGCAGTGGCTTATCAGGACGAAACAATTCGGAATTAATGCCAAGGCGTCATTTCTTCAGGCATTGATCATACAAGGCAGTAAGGCAGGGATTGGATTTTTCCATCCAACCGCAACCGTTTTAGTTGTTTTAACTGCTTTGGGAAATGGTGTAAAAGCACTTATCATGATGCTGTTTACAAAGCGATCGCATAATGAAGAAAATGAGAGCACGAAATCATTCAGAGAGTTAATGAAAAAATACAGAGACTTTCCTATATACAGGGCACCACAAGTGTTCATAAATGGTATTTCCCAAAACATCCCTGTGTTATTTTTATCTGCAGCATTTGGTCCTGCCTCGGCAGGCTTTTATACGATTGGAAGGACAGTTTTAAGTCTCCCGGTTCAATTGATTGGAAAAGCTGTTGGTGATGTATTTTATCCACGAATTACGGAAGCAGGGAATAATAATGAAAATCTGACAGGGTTAATTATGAAAGCAACGTTGGCACTTGGCACGATCGGAATCATTCCATTTGGAACCATTATAGTTTTTGGACCCTGGTTATTCAGCTTTGTTTTTGGTTCTGATTGGATTACGGCAGGTGAATATGCAAGATGGATGTCCTTATGGGTATTTTTTATGTTCATCAACCAGCCGAGTATTAACGCATTGCCAGTTTTGGCAGCGCAAGCCTTTCATCTCAAGTACACAATTGTAACCATCATTATACGTACCGGGGCTTTGCTGGCAGGGTTTTATTTCTTTGCTGATGATGTTACCGCCGTAGCCTTTTTCAGCATTGCAGCCGCCTTATTAAGTATGGGGCTTATTTTAGGAACACTTCAGATCAGCAAAAAGGTTGGTAGGGGGCGAGGGGATGTTAACGATTAA
- a CDS encoding glycerophosphodiester phosphodiesterase yields MVQNFAHRGSMTEAPENTFPSFQKAIEHGATALELDVQLSKDNELIVCHDHKFSRFNKDVDGLINDYTLKEIKQIDVGSAFSEEFIGITPSTLEEVLDISPEGLLLNIEIKNIPVIYDGIEKILLDTLEKHNRLENLIISSFDHVALENVQELNPEIPLGMLFYYRILNAWDYAKNCGLNISSIHPNQVYTDQKFVAECKKLGYEVYPYTVNSMKRYEELVAYGVDGVFSNEPGIFGQFRSNI; encoded by the coding sequence ATGGTACAAAATTTTGCACATCGGGGATCAATGACAGAAGCACCGGAAAATACGTTTCCATCGTTTCAAAAAGCGATAGAGCATGGAGCAACAGCACTTGAATTGGATGTTCAGCTGTCAAAAGATAATGAGTTGATTGTTTGTCATGATCATAAATTTTCCCGCTTTAACAAAGATGTTGATGGTCTGATAAATGACTATACGCTTAAAGAAATAAAACAGATTGATGTCGGATCTGCATTTAGTGAAGAATTTATAGGAATAACTCCGTCCACGCTTGAAGAAGTACTGGATATTTCCCCTGAAGGTTTGCTTTTAAATATCGAAATTAAAAATATCCCTGTTATTTATGATGGTATTGAAAAAATATTGCTTGATACGCTTGAAAAGCATAATAGATTAGAAAACCTGATTATCTCCTCATTTGACCATGTTGCTCTGGAAAATGTACAAGAGCTTAATCCTGAAATTCCCCTTGGTATGTTATTTTATTATCGTATTTTAAATGCATGGGACTATGCCAAAAACTGCGGTCTAAATATCAGTAGTATTCACCCAAATCAAGTATATACTGACCAAAAATTTGTTGCGGAATGCAAGAAACTTGGGTATGAGGTATATCCGTATACTGTAAACTCAATGAAGCGATATGAAGAATTGGTTGCCTATGGTGTCGATGGAGTGTTTTCGAATGAGCCTGGGATTTTCGGTCAATTTAGATCTAATATATAA